The Actinoplanes sp. N902-109 genomic interval ACACTGTCGAGGTCCGCTCCGCCGGCTCCGCCCCCGCCGACACGATCAACCCCGCCGCCGTCGAGGCGATGCAGGAGGTCGGTATCGACATCACCGACCAGACCCCGACCAGACTGACCTGGGACGCCGCCGAGGAGTCCGACGTCATCATCACCATGGGCTGCGGCGACGCCTGCCCGGTCTTTCCCGGCAAGCGCTACGAGGACTGGAAACTCGAGGACCCGGCCGGCAAGGGCGTCGAGTCGGTACGGCCCATCCGCGACGAGATCAAGGCCCGCATCGAGGTGCTGCTCGCCGACCTGATCCCCGCCTCCTGACACAGGGCTGCATCTGGCACTCGCCTCAGATCCCGTGCTGGAGAGCTGGAACGCCGCCGATCATCCCGACCAGATCCGGCTGCGAACCTATGTGGACTCGGTGGCTGAGCAGCTCGGCGTGACGGATTGGAACGAGCGGGGGCGGCGCGCCATCGAACTGGTCGTCGGTCTTCCCGACTCCTTGCCACTGGACCGCGGCGGGCGGGACCTGGACAACTACCTGTTCCCTTTGGCACGCCGTCTCGGGCCACACCGCATCGCCGCCGCCTTCGGCCGCAAAGTTCACCAGAACGGCTCCACTATCGCCGTCGCCCCCGCGATGCCCACCAACGATTCGGCCACACCGGCGCTGCTCACCGTCCGAATACAGGTGTCCGCACAGAACTCGCTCGGCCACGATGTGGTCATCCAAGCGTGGTGGCGACCCTGCTCATCCTGAGGACCGACTCGGACGAGAAAACCTGGTCAGCCGCACTCCCAACCTCTCGGGTAGAACATCTAGCGAAGAGGTTCGTGCAGTGTTGCCACGCTGTCGAAGGCCCTCGCGACTTCAGCGGGCAGGGTACGGGGGTCGTTCGTGAGCCCTCGCGCTGTCTGGTAGCACGCGAGGGCGACGTGGGCGGCAAGCACGGCGGTGGCCTTGGTGGCGCCACGAGCGACGAGGACGTCCGCCAGCTCGGCACCGGCTTGCTGTGTCTTCAGCGCGTCACGGGCGCGAAGTTCGATGTGCTGCTCGAGCAGGCCCAGGTGTAGGGCATAGCCGTCGGCGTCGCTGCTGGCCTGCTCGCAGATCTTCAGGATGATGGGGCGCAGCTGCTCGATCGCTTGCAGCAGCGTCGTTGCGGTTTCGGTTGCGGCCCCTTCCGCGAGCACGCGGAGCGCATCGAACATCGCCTGTTCTTTCGCGAATACGACCTCAGCCTTGTCGCCGAAGTAGCGAAAGAAGGTGGTGCGGCCGACGTCGGCGCGAGCCGCGATGTCGGTGACCGAGACGCCGTCGTAGCCGTTCGCTCGGAACAGTTCTTCCGCAGCCTGCACGATGCGCTCGCGGACCTGGCGGCTCTTCCGCTCCATCAGCGACTCCGAGGTCGCGAGTGCCGCTGGGACATCAGCCATCTCACGATAGTAGGCGATTGAACACGTGGTTCCAACTGGTATTGAGTATGATACGGTACTCAGTACCACTTACCGCCTCCAGAGGAGACACCATGATGCACGTCGACGACCGCCTCCAGATCAATGAAGTTCTCGCTCTGCTCGCTTACGTTGCGGATGAAGGCCTCGTCGACCGGGTGCCGGAGGTCTTCACCTCCGACGCCGTCTACGACATGTCCAGCTCGGGAATGCGGACGTTCGAGGGCATCGGCACCATCACGAAGGCGCTGCAGGCGATGTCGGTCGGTGGCCAAGGACCGCAGGCGCACTTCGTCACAAACGTCATGATCGTCAGCTCGGGCGACGACACCGCAGTGACGCGTTCACGCGGCCTCATGATCATGGCTGATGGCGCAGTGCACGCCGTGAACTACGACGACACGCTGCGGCGCGAGAACGGCGCGTGGCGTATCGCGCGCCGCATCATCCTGCCGATCCAGGCGCGGCCGGGTGCAGCGGAAGGCGCAGGCATGAACTGATCTACTCCACCGCGGCAGCAGTGAGTGACAGCTCCTCACTGCTTCCGATCGGCACTCGGCTGATCCGGAAGTGATACTCACGGCGCTCGACTAGCGGCGAGCGCGAGGTTGGCGACTTTTCGATATAACAACGGCAATTACTGGTGGTATGCAGGGTCGTCGCGCGCTGATAGTGGCGTCATGGCTGAAACAGCGCACCACACTGTCGTCATCGTCGGGGCGGGCGTCGCCGGTCTCACGGTCGGCAATTTCCTTCGTCGCCATGACATCGACTGCGTCATCCTCGAGCGCCGCACCCGTCAGCACGTTGAGGCGCGGCAGCGCGCGGGGACGCTGGACACCCGGGGCGTGCGGTTGTTCCAGGAGTGGGGACTGGCCGAAGTGCTGGACGCGGGCCCCACCGCTCAGGTGGAGGGTGGCTTTTTCCTCGACGGGCAGGCGATGCCGATCGAGGTGGACCAGGAGGACAACGAGAGCATCTTCATCCCGCAGCAAGTTCTCGTCCGCCGGCTCGCTGACATTTACCTGCGAGAAGGCGGGCTCATCCACTACGAGGCCGAGGTCGCCGTAGACGACATCCCCTGGTCAAGCCCGGTGGTGCGCTACCGGGACCATACCGGCGCGACGGTCGACATCCGCTGTGACTACGTCGCCGGCTGCGACGGGGACCGCGGCGTCACCCGCAGCAGCATCCCCGCCGGCGTGCTCACCCGGTACTCCCACGAATTCGAGTACTCCTGGCTCTCCGTGCTGGCCGCCGTGCCGAGCAAGACCTCCGGCATGGCCATTCACACCCGCGGACTGGCCGGTTTGATCCCCCGCGGCACCGACAACAGCCGGATCTACCTGCAGTGCCCCGCCGGGGACACGATCGCGCACTGGCCCGACGAACGTATCTGGGACGAGCTGCAGGCCCGTACCGGTCAGCCGATGGAACGGGGACAAATCCTGAGCAAGGAGATCGTCGCGCTGCGCAGCGTCGTGCACGACCCGATGCACCACGGGCGGGTGTACTTGCTGGGCGACGCGGCGCACATCGTCCCGCCGATGAGCGCCAAAGGTATCCACCTGGCTCTCTTCGACGCCGAAACGTTCGCCAAGGCCGTGATCGCACAGCTCCGTCACGGCGACCCGGGGCCGCTCAGCGCCTACTCCGACACGTGCCTGCACCACGTCTGGAACTACCAGGCCTTTGCCACCTGGATCACCGATCTCATGCACGATGCCGGCGACCCGTCCTACAAGGGCGAGTTCCGCAAGCAGGTGGCCCGGGCGGAACTACGCCGTCAGTTCGAGTCCGAGGCAGCGAACCGGGTGTTCAGCGAACTCACCTCCGGCATCGCCTGAAAGGAAAGCAAGCTATGACCGACCACAAAGGTCGAATTCTGGTGTCCGGCGCGAGCGTGGCCGGGCTGACCGTCGCCCACTGGCTCGCCCGCTACGGCTTCGAGGTGACGGTGGTCGAGCGATCCACCGGTCTGCGACCGGGCGGCCAGGCGCTGGACGTGCGCGGCCCGGCACTCGAGGTGGCGCGGCGCATGGGCGTCCTGGCGCTGCTGCGTGAGCGGACCACCGCGCTGCGCGGCATGTCGATGGTCGACGACTCCGGGGCGGAGATCTACCGCACCACCGAACGCACCCTGACGGGTGGCCGGCTGGACTCCGAAGACCTGGAGGTCCTGCGCGACGACATCGTCGAAATATTGCGCGCCGCGTGCGGGGCAGGCGTCCGGTTCCTCTTCGATGACCACATCACCAGCCTGACCCAGGACGCCCGCGGGATCGACGTGCGGTTCGCGACCGCCCCGGCCGAGCGATACGACGTGGTGATCGGGGCTGACGGCGCGCACTCGGGCACCCGCCGGTTGGTGTTCGGCCCGGAGGAGCAGTTCCTGCGTTACATGGGCGGCTACGTGGCGATCATGACCATTCCGAATTTTCTCGGTCTGAACCGCTGGCAGACCTTCCTGATGGGCAGCGGTGATGCCGGCGCCGGGATCATCGGCCTGGACGACAGCGGAACCGCCCGCGCCTACCTCGGCTTCGAGAGCGAGGAGCCGGTCGCGTACGACTACCGCGACGAGGACGCCCAGAAGCGTTTGTTGGCCGAGCGGGCGGCCGGGCTGGGCTGGGTGGTCCCGCAGCTTTTGGACCACATGCGCGGCGATGCCTCGAGTTTCTACTTCGACGCGCGTATCCAGGTGATCATGGAGCACTGGACGAAGGGACGGGTCGCTCTGGTCGGCGATGCCGGCTATGCGGTGTCGCTCACCACCGGTCAGGGCGCGTCGATGGCGATGGCCGGCGCCTACGTCCTGGCCGGTGAGATCGCCGCCGCGGGTGCAGACCTGGCCGCAGGGATCGCCCGCTACGAGAAGGAGCTGCGGGAGTACGTGCTGCACAATCAGGTCGCCGCGCGGGAGCTCAACGACCGCAATCACCAGGACGACGGCTCGTCCGGGCCTGGTGACTTCACCGATTTCGGAACGCTGGTCGAAGACCTCACGCTGAAGGACTACGGAGCCCTGCTCACCTGATCCCGTTGTGCAGGGTCGCCTGATAGCGGCCCGGGGTCTGACCGACGATCGCGGTGAACGCCTCGATGAAGCTGGTCGGGTTGGACCATCCGCATGCGGTGGCGGTCTCGGTGACCGAGCGACCGTTGCTCAGATGAACCAGGCCGTGGTGGATTCGCAGGATGGTGCGCCATTGGTGGAAGCTCATGCCGAGCTGGGTGTGGAACAGGCGGCTGAGGGTGCGCTCGCTCGCTCCCACCGCCCGGCCCAGCTCGGCCAGAGTCCCGTTGTGGCCCGGCTCAGTGTGCAGCCGGTCGGTGACGGCGCGCAACCGGTCGTCGACTGGCTCGGGTAGATGCAGGGACTGCTCGGGGTTCTCGACGAGTTCGTCGATGGCCACGGCGCGCAGCCGGTCGTACGCGCCCAGGCGGGTCTCGGGCCGGTCGGTCAGCGCAAGCAGAACGGCACGCAGCACCGGGCTGACCGCGAATACGCTGGGCTGCGCGACCAGATCGTCACACAGGTCGGCCGGGATCACGACCAGACGTACGTCGGTCTCGCCGTAGAAGCGATGTGCGTGCTCAAAACCCGGCGGCGTCCAGGTGACCCGATTCGCCGGTGCTACCCACGTCCCCCGTTCGGTGGTGGTCGCCACGGCACCTGCCGCCGCGTACACCAGCTGCCCTTCTTGGTGCGAGTGCATGTCCATCCGGAATCCGTGCGGCAGACGCCCCGCCCCCTCGGGTGTGCCTTCGGGCAGGACCGAGGGCTGCGGATCGGATTCACGGGTGGCCGACATGACCTGGAACGTTACCGGCCGAGCAGGTCAGGGAAGCTCGGCAACGATCGAGTGGTGAGCGACGGCTCCCCACCGCGATCACGACGCTCACCACAACCTCGGACCCCCGCGCGGACGCAAGTATTCTTGACTCGGATGTTCCGAGCTCATACTATTTTCGTATGGCTGAATCACCCACCATGTTCTGGACCTCTCCTCTGCCCGAGGCGACCCCGCCGACGGACATGGCGCTGTACCGCCTACCTACCGGCACTTACACGACGCGAGCGGCGTTCGCCGTGACCGGAGGATCGATGCGGGACAAGCGGGACTTCGCGGCCACCGCAGTGCTGATCTCGCACCCGAAAGGCGACCTGCTGATCGACGCCGGCTTCGGCGACCACGTGGCAGAGCACATCAAGATGCTGGCGCGGATGGAACGCGCCCCGTACCAGCGCATGCAGACCGTCTCGCAACAGCTCGATGCCGCCGCCTACGACAGGTCCCGGCTTCTGGGCGTGCTCGTCACGCACGTTCATTGGGATCACGTCAGCGGCTTGGACTCCTTGCGGGTGCCGGTGTGGATCAATGAGGCCGAGCTGCGCTATGGCGCCGACGACTCACACGCAGCGGTGTTCCGCGCGGTGTCGAAGGGCCTCGCGATCCGCCAGTACGCTTTTGACGGGCCGGGGTACCTCGGCTTTCCCGCAAGCTTCGACGTCCATGGTGACGGGTCGGTGGTGGTCGCCCTCGCCGCCGGGCACACTCCGGGTTCGGTCGTCGTGTTCGTCACGCTGCCCGGCGGGAAGCGGTATGCGTTCATCGGTGACCTCACCTGGCAGATGGATGGCATCACCCGCGGCGCCCAGCGCCCCTGGTTGCTGCGCCGCGTCGCCGACGTCGACGCCGGGACCGTCCGGCTCGGCCTGCAGCGCAGTATCGCCCTGAGCCGTGCGTTGCAGGTCGTGCCGGCACACGACGTGGCGGCCTTCGACAGCATCCCGCTGCTCCCGTCTCGGTTCCCGAGCGCGGACAGGTGATGATGTGACCATGCCCGCCCAACCCGCTTCACGCGCTGCCGATTCGACCAACGACGACGCAGCGCCACAGCGCCCGACTCTGGGACCCGGGCCGGACTCAGAGCTGACGTGGCTGCTTCACCGGGCCGCGCAGCGGATGCACACACTCGTCGGCGCAGAGGCGGAACGCCACGGCCTGTCGCTTCGGGACCACATCGTTCTCAGCGCCCTGCACAAGACGGCGGATCTGACGCAGATGGAACTCGGGCAAGCGCTCGGCGTGGACAAGACAACCCTCACTGCCGAGATCGACCGGCTCGAGAAGATGGGGTTGGTCTCTCGACGCGTTAACCCGCGAGACCGGCGCGCTCGTATCCCGGCCATTACTCCGAAGGGCGATGCGGTACGAGCTGCGGTCGCCGACGGCGCGGAAGCCGCGGAAGCCGCCGCGTTAGGGCCCCTCCCGACGGAACAGATCGCGCTGCTGCGCAGGTCTCTCTACCTCATCATCGGCTCGTCGGAAGACCCGGGATCATGCATATGAGCGCTACAGACAATGTCGCCGACCGGATCACTCCCGCGCGAGGATGACCGTCACCGAGGCCGGCTGCCATGCGTGCGGCGTGTGTCTTCCCGCATCGGCGGGCTGGAGCTGGTCATGCTGTCGCTGACCGCCCGGCCGGGCCGTACCCTGCCGTTCTGGGCTTGGTGTGTCGTCGCACTTGTCGTCACGGGTTTGTACACCGTCACCGTTCCGCTCACCAGTGCCGTCTACCAGCTGGATCTCGCCGTCGCGTTCATCATCGCCACGGTCCAGTGCGGATCGCTCGTCCTCGCGGTCATGCGGGCCCGGACAGCGGCGGTGATGCACTTGGCGTCGATTGCGGCGCTGGTGGTCGCCACCCGCGACTCGGCCGGTGAGCCCTGGCCGTTGCCGGTCACCGGTCTGCTGTCGCTGGGTGGCCTCATCGTGCTGCTGGGCGTCCGGGAACGGTGGACCGTGTCGGTGAGCACGTGGTGGTCGAGCGTCGCCCTGCTGGTCTTTCTCATCGTCACCTCCCCGCAGCGGTACGCCGACCCGGACCAGTGGGGTACGAATCTGACGATCTACGCCAGTTACACGGCCACCGTGCTGGCAGCGGCGATCGCGGTCGGGCAGCGGGGCCGGATCCGCGCCGACCTGGCGGCGGCGCGGCGCGACGTCGAGCTGGAGCAGGCTCAGCGGCTCCATATCGAGGAGCGGGCCCGCATCGCGCGGGAGCTGCATGACGTCGTCGCCCACAGCATGTCGCTCGTGCACATGCAGGCGATGTCGGCGCCGGTCCGGCTCAAGGGGGCGAGCATCTCGACGGTGAACGACGAGTTCCAGGACATCGCCCGGTCCGCCCGCACGGCACTGGCGGAAATGCGCCAGCTGATGGGTGTCCTGCGGTCCGACGACGTCGAACTGCTGCCTCAGCCGCGACTGAGCGACATTGCTGACCTTGTCGCCGCCGTCTCGCGAGCGGACATCCCGATCCGGGCGACTGTCGACACCGCCGCGGAGCAGGCGAGACCTTTGGTCCAGCTGACGGCCTACCGCATCGTGCAGGAGGCGCTCAGCAACGTGGTCCGCCACGCCCCCGCCGCCGCCATCGAGGTGACCGTCAGAGCCGACGGTGTCGCACTGCACGTCGCCGTCCGCAACGAGCCCTCCGCCACCCGTTCCGGTCCGACCACCAGCCCTAGCCCTGACCAGGGCGGGCAGGGACTGCGCGGCATGCACGAGCGTGTCACCGC includes:
- a CDS encoding arsenate reductase ArsC, which gives rise to MSDSKPTVLFVCVHNAGRSQMAAGWLRHLAGDTVEVRSAGSAPADTINPAAVEAMQEVGIDITDQTPTRLTWDAAEESDVIITMGCGDACPVFPGKRYEDWKLEDPAGKGVESVRPIRDEIKARIEVLLADLIPAS
- a CDS encoding 4-hydroxybenzoate 3-monooxygenase; this translates as MAETAHHTVVIVGAGVAGLTVGNFLRRHDIDCVILERRTRQHVEARQRAGTLDTRGVRLFQEWGLAEVLDAGPTAQVEGGFFLDGQAMPIEVDQEDNESIFIPQQVLVRRLADIYLREGGLIHYEAEVAVDDIPWSSPVVRYRDHTGATVDIRCDYVAGCDGDRGVTRSSIPAGVLTRYSHEFEYSWLSVLAAVPSKTSGMAIHTRGLAGLIPRGTDNSRIYLQCPAGDTIAHWPDERIWDELQARTGQPMERGQILSKEIVALRSVVHDPMHHGRVYLLGDAAHIVPPMSAKGIHLALFDAETFAKAVIAQLRHGDPGPLSAYSDTCLHHVWNYQAFATWITDLMHDAGDPSYKGEFRKQVARAELRRQFESEAANRVFSELTSGIA
- a CDS encoding AraC family transcriptional regulator; this translates as MDMHSHQEGQLVYAAAGAVATTTERGTWVAPANRVTWTPPGFEHAHRFYGETDVRLVVIPADLCDDLVAQPSVFAVSPVLRAVLLALTDRPETRLGAYDRLRAVAIDELVENPEQSLHLPEPVDDRLRAVTDRLHTEPGHNGTLAELGRAVGASERTLSRLFHTQLGMSFHQWRTILRIHHGLVHLSNGRSVTETATACGWSNPTSFIEAFTAIVGQTPGRYQATLHNGIR
- a CDS encoding nuclear transport factor 2 family protein, whose translation is MMHVDDRLQINEVLALLAYVADEGLVDRVPEVFTSDAVYDMSSSGMRTFEGIGTITKALQAMSVGGQGPQAHFVTNVMIVSSGDDTAVTRSRGLMIMADGAVHAVNYDDTLRRENGAWRIARRIILPIQARPGAAEGAGMN
- a CDS encoding MarR family winged helix-turn-helix transcriptional regulator, translating into MPAQPASRAADSTNDDAAPQRPTLGPGPDSELTWLLHRAAQRMHTLVGAEAERHGLSLRDHIVLSALHKTADLTQMELGQALGVDKTTLTAEIDRLEKMGLVSRRVNPRDRRARIPAITPKGDAVRAAVADGAEAAEAAALGPLPTEQIALLRRSLYLIIGSSEDPGSCI
- a CDS encoding MBL fold metallo-hydrolase, which gives rise to MALYRLPTGTYTTRAAFAVTGGSMRDKRDFAATAVLISHPKGDLLIDAGFGDHVAEHIKMLARMERAPYQRMQTVSQQLDAAAYDRSRLLGVLVTHVHWDHVSGLDSLRVPVWINEAELRYGADDSHAAVFRAVSKGLAIRQYAFDGPGYLGFPASFDVHGDGSVVVALAAGHTPGSVVVFVTLPGGKRYAFIGDLTWQMDGITRGAQRPWLLRRVADVDAGTVRLGLQRSIALSRALQVVPAHDVAAFDSIPLLPSRFPSADR
- a CDS encoding sensor histidine kinase, which produces MSSRIGGLELVMLSLTARPGRTLPFWAWCVVALVVTGLYTVTVPLTSAVYQLDLAVAFIIATVQCGSLVLAVMRARTAAVMHLASIAALVVATRDSAGEPWPLPVTGLLSLGGLIVLLGVRERWTVSVSTWWSSVALLVFLIVTSPQRYADPDQWGTNLTIYASYTATVLAAAIAVGQRGRIRADLAAARRDVELEQAQRLHIEERARIARELHDVVAHSMSLVHMQAMSAPVRLKGASISTVNDEFQDIARSARTALAEMRQLMGVLRSDDVELLPQPRLSDIADLVAAVSRADIPIRATVDTAAEQARPLVQLTAYRIVQEALSNVVRHAPAAAIEVTVRADGVALHVAVRNEPSATRSGPTTSPSPDQGGQGLRGMHERVTALGGRLTTRPTDDGGFLVDATIPAAIDHQPEQP
- a CDS encoding FAD-dependent monooxygenase; amino-acid sequence: MTDHKGRILVSGASVAGLTVAHWLARYGFEVTVVERSTGLRPGGQALDVRGPALEVARRMGVLALLRERTTALRGMSMVDDSGAEIYRTTERTLTGGRLDSEDLEVLRDDIVEILRAACGAGVRFLFDDHITSLTQDARGIDVRFATAPAERYDVVIGADGAHSGTRRLVFGPEEQFLRYMGGYVAIMTIPNFLGLNRWQTFLMGSGDAGAGIIGLDDSGTARAYLGFESEEPVAYDYRDEDAQKRLLAERAAGLGWVVPQLLDHMRGDASSFYFDARIQVIMEHWTKGRVALVGDAGYAVSLTTGQGASMAMAGAYVLAGEIAAAGADLAAGIARYEKELREYVLHNQVAARELNDRNHQDDGSSGPGDFTDFGTLVEDLTLKDYGALLT
- a CDS encoding TetR/AcrR family transcriptional regulator, giving the protein MADVPAALATSESLMERKSRQVRERIVQAAEELFRANGYDGVSVTDIAARADVGRTTFFRYFGDKAEVVFAKEQAMFDALRVLAEGAATETATTLLQAIEQLRPIILKICEQASSDADGYALHLGLLEQHIELRARDALKTQQAGAELADVLVARGATKATAVLAAHVALACYQTARGLTNDPRTLPAEVARAFDSVATLHEPLR